Proteins encoded together in one Orrella marina window:
- a CDS encoding DNA-directed RNA polymerase subunit alpha, whose protein sequence is MSTQGFLKPRSIEVESVGSHHAKVIMEPFERGYGHTLGNALRRILLSSMTGYAPTEVQITGVVHEYSTIPGVSEDVVDILLNLKGVVFKLLGRDEVTLVLRKQGEGPVYASDIDLPHDVEIINPHHVVAHLTEAGRLEMQIKVEKGRGYVPGNVRALTEDRSQTIGRIVLDASFSPIRRVSYTVENARVEQRTDLDKLVLNVETNGVISPEEAVRQSARILMDQISVFAALEGAGESFEAQPRGTPQIDPVLLRPVDDLELTVRSANCLKAENIYYIGDLIQRTENELLKTPNLGRKSLNEIKEVLAARGLTLGMKLENWPPVGLDRP, encoded by the coding sequence CCACACAGGGATTTTTGAAGCCCCGTTCGATTGAAGTCGAATCGGTTGGCAGCCATCATGCCAAAGTGATCATGGAGCCTTTCGAGCGCGGCTATGGCCATACGCTTGGAAACGCGCTTCGTCGTATCCTCCTTTCTTCAATGACAGGGTACGCTCCGACAGAAGTACAGATCACGGGTGTTGTTCACGAATACTCCACCATTCCAGGCGTTTCTGAGGATGTGGTCGACATTTTGCTGAACCTCAAGGGCGTCGTGTTCAAGTTGCTTGGTCGTGACGAGGTTACTCTGGTTCTTCGTAAGCAGGGTGAAGGTCCAGTCTACGCTTCAGACATTGATCTCCCTCATGATGTCGAGATCATCAACCCGCATCACGTTGTCGCTCATCTGACGGAGGCTGGTCGCCTCGAGATGCAGATCAAGGTGGAAAAAGGTCGTGGTTACGTTCCTGGAAACGTGAGAGCGCTGACCGAAGATCGTAGCCAGACGATTGGACGTATTGTTCTGGATGCGTCCTTCAGCCCGATTCGTCGCGTCAGCTACACCGTCGAGAACGCTCGTGTTGAGCAGCGTACCGACCTTGACAAGCTGGTTCTGAATGTTGAGACAAATGGTGTTATCTCACCTGAGGAAGCAGTCAGACAATCGGCCCGTATTCTGATGGACCAGATCTCTGTATTTGCTGCTCTGGAAGGTGCAGGTGAGTCGTTTGAGGCTCAGCCGCGTGGTACACCGCAAATCGATCCGGTTCTGTTGCGTCCGGTTGATGATCTCGAGTTGACTGTACGCTCGGCGAACTGCCTGAAGGCTGAGAACATCTACTACATCGGTGATCTCATTCAGCGGACCGAGAACGAATTGCTCAAGACGCCGAATCTCGGTAGAAAGTCTTTGAATGAAATCAAGGAAGTTCTTGCTGCGCGTGGATTGACTCTCGGAATGAAACTTGAGAACTGGCCGCCAGTTGGACTTGATCGTCCATAA
- the rplQ gene encoding 50S ribosomal protein L17 encodes MRHGNGLRKLNRTSSHRLAMFRNMAVSLITHEAIKTTLPKAKELRRVVEPLITLGKEPTLANKRLAFARLRDRDAVVKLFAEIGPRYAARNGGYTRILKMGFRQGDNAPMAFMELVDRPDVDDQGSSDKASDE; translated from the coding sequence ATGCGTCACGGTAACGGTCTCCGTAAACTGAATAGAACTAGCAGCCACCGCCTTGCGATGTTTCGTAACATGGCTGTTTCGCTGATCACCCACGAGGCGATCAAAACCACACTGCCGAAGGCGAAAGAGCTGCGTCGCGTCGTTGAGCCGCTGATCACGCTCGGTAAAGAGCCGACGCTAGCAAACAAGCGACTTGCCTTTGCCCGACTTCGCGATCGCGATGCTGTCGTTAAACTTTTCGCAGAAATCGGTCCTCGGTATGCCGCACGTAACGGTGGTTACACCAGGATCCTGAAGATGGGATTCCGTCAAGGTGATAACGCGCCGATGGCATTCATGGAGTTGGTTGATCGTCCAGACGTGGATGACCAAGGATCTTCGGATAAGGCATCAGACGAGTAA
- the cutA gene encoding divalent-cation tolerance protein CutA yields MTQVTASEFAAVVILSTAPDLILAKRISHLLIEEGLASCVHIGQPSLSMFAWDGDVQGEQELPMTIKTSERVLDQAVARIVELHPYDVPEVIVLPVIAGYGPYLEWINATTKS; encoded by the coding sequence ATGACACAGGTGACTGCATCAGAATTTGCTGCTGTTGTGATTCTTTCAACAGCACCAGATCTAATCCTTGCCAAACGGATTTCCCATTTGCTTATCGAAGAAGGGCTTGCCTCTTGTGTGCATATCGGACAGCCATCTCTTTCAATGTTCGCATGGGATGGTGACGTGCAAGGGGAACAAGAGCTTCCAATGACCATCAAAACATCCGAGCGGGTACTCGATCAGGCGGTTGCGCGCATTGTTGAACTTCACCCGTACGACGTTCCTGAAGTGATCGTCCTGCCAGTTATCGCAGGCTATGGGCCTTATCTTGAGTGGATTAATGCGACTACCAAATCTTGA